AATAAGGAAAGCAATAACAAAAGCAGCAAAATAGATGCGAAAATTGACGGATTATAATTTGGACCAACTTCggtacattttaaaatttgagacaATGTGTGGTGCCTACGCGCTTGTCTCTTTAGAGCCACAACAGTCAGATCTGAAGGATTCGATGTGGCGAGTCTGTTGGTCCCACGTGTGTGGTGAGAAAAACTCTAGGAAGGGGTGGCGCGTGAGACCCACGCACGGTTGTTGGTGGCGCATGAAATCCATACGCAATGCTTTTCGTGAAATCGCCACTTCTCTCTGAACGATTTGCGGCCTGTGAGTTTTCTCATGTTGCACATGTCTCTCGGATGATGTTGAAAAACTGCAAATCTACATTTTTTGGCCTTGGAGGAAACAAAACAACTaggaaaaaagaattaattttataaacaaagtGGGTAGatggagaaaaaagagaataagaGGGAGAAAGAGGAGGAAGCCGAGTCCTCCCCCTCATTTTCGATGAAAAAACTAGATTCGAGTTTAAAGGttttttatatgtgtgtgtgtgagagagagagagagagagagagagagagatgttaaAGGCATATCTACTTGTTTAATTGGTGATAACATAGAAATTAGAGCAtgtttaaataatgagatgataattttgtaaatagtaatgaaatagtttgtgaattataatgaaatagtttgagttaaaatattttattaagttttaaaaaatgagaaaaaaaaagttgaataaaaaaaatgtaaagttaaaatattatcttaatataatttttaatataatttttattttaaaatttgaaaaaattatattattttttatattttagttgaaagtttgaaaaaattgtgtcCAAGCATGATCTAAGTAAAAATTTTCTAAACACATCTTATCAAATTGGATGGGCACATTATgagaataagtttttttttttttttttaaaagataaaattcaaACCACTTAACTTGATAGAAATAGTTTTTATGTTAGTACAAAAAGGATTCCTTAAAAAGGTTATTAAAAGACATAAAGCATTTGTTGGAACTTTCTTGACTGAATTTTTGAAGCAAGCTAAACTTCACGCTTTCACGaaggttattttagaaatgcTTATCAATAGTAAGAGTTACCatggaagaattttgaaaatatttaatacgatataattatcttattcttatctattataataatatgatactAAGCATCAGCcattaaatttgttattttattgaataagaATTGACATAATGCTTGATATGTAATATCACACCAGCACAATACGATCGAAGTGAGATGAGAgtgtaatatatactattactaaataattatttttttgttttgtgtaaaTGCTCaagaattattttagaagcattACACAACAATAAGTAATGTTGATATAAGAAAATCATAGGGGAAAATCCTTCTCTCTCCAAGCAATTTTCTCTCCAGCCTAAATCGTAACAATCCTCCCATCTTTGTCCAGAGGGGGTGGACACTTATGatccatttttcttcatttctccggttttttgtttattttctattcataGCATTGAGATGTGTCGATCTTCTTACTTTCGACCTCCTACGACCGCCAGGCGCCCCATCACCAGATTCTCTAGGTTCCAATCCTTAAGACggcaaaagaaaattgattaaaaGAGCGGTGTGTACGTCTTACACGCTGCCACGCCATAGGGAGTTTTTTGCTGCCACGCGTGGCACCATCGAAGTCAGTGGCCTTGAATCTCTTAGACCAACCATTATTTTCTCTTCAAGAGTGGCACGTGGCCTACATGCACCTCCATAGCCAGTGATGGTCATTTGCTGACGATTCGATCCATCTTTCAGTTGCTATTTTCCTATGTTTCCATTTTTTCTAACAAAGGATTAAGAGAAAGAGGTAGTGAAAGTCACATTTAGCTAATTCAGGCCAAGAAAATGCAGCATACAACAATCCAATACGATTTTCAGATGTAATTTTATAGTCTGTTTATTAGACTATGTCAAAACCTCTTCAAACGACTCCTCTTTGTGGAAAATGGGTGGGAGTCAAGTCATTGGCTCCagatctttttttgttttatttttcttgtgatATATGTGCTTGTTTGAGATGATTGTTGATGGCTCCCACTCTATTGAATATCTTGTAATCGTTTATTATATCTATGATATActtgtttgaaaaaatatatataataaaataatatatatacgcTACTTaaatcctctctcttttttacttaataataagGTGAGTGGGATTGCTCAtaatttttgaatgatttttttgagaaaaaattaataaataatgaaaatgatttattaaacatgtaaaataattccttaaatatttatgaaCCAAAGTTCTCaaccaatatattttttgtgcaatgaaatatttatttatttgtaaaaaaagaaaaaagaaaaaaaaaaggagacatTTAAAAGCTACTTGTGTGGTTGGTCCAGGTAGGCGACCCAACGGGAACCCTTAACACAAAGGACAGAGTTGTCAATCgattaaaagaaagagaaagaataaaaataggAAAGCCGGCGAAATCTTCGTAACGATGGGATAATAAAACGATTAAAATACAACTGAAATAACCAAACTACCCTTCTCGTtaaaaacagagagaagagCGAAGAGTGGGGGCGATGGAAACAATGCAAAATGGGGGCTCCTACTGACTCAGAAATGTGAGGTGTGTGGGGGCAGCTTTTTTAAGGGTACAAATTCTTTCTGAAATAAATCGCCCAACGCTCTCGCACAGCACAGCAACGCAAACCAAACCGATCCGACTCCCCGCCCCCACACACCCACAAACACCAAGCaagccttcttcttcttcctctcagTTTCTCCGCCCActccccactctctctctctctctctctctctctctctctctctctctctgttctttatcttataaattTGTACCCGTTCactttctctcttcattttcatcctctctttctctctgccCTGTGTTACATCGATTCGTTATATCTCGTTGATCAAATGGCCGCCGTTTTTCAAGGATTGGGAGCCGCGACGGCTTTATCGGTCTCCAATTCTCTCGACTCCAGGAAGTTCCTGGTCTCGTCTCGCAAATCCCTTTCAGGTTTTCCTTCAGCTCGAATTACAAATTACGTGGTTTGTTgtgatacattagattgtaaaacctGTGGTTGTCTTCGACGTTTGCAAgatgatatatattatctatcGGTGCGTATATTTTATTTCGGGCTTGTTTGATTTGATACAGAGAGGAAAGCAAGCTTTTTGGTAGTCAGATCTGATGGAAGGGTGGTCCCGCGCTCTAACGCGAGAGGACGCAGGGCTGAGCAGTTGATTACTAATGCAGTTGCAGTTAACCATCTCCTCCCTTTTATTATACTTCGCTTGAATTATATGTGATTTTGTCTTTTGGTCATTGACTTTTGATTCGGCGTGTGTGTTCTTGTAGACGAAGCCCGACAGTTCTGCAGCTTCTACTACTTCAAAACCTGGGTATGCTTCTTTCCTGTGATCAATTTGGAATgcttgattcatttgataaacaCTGTGAATATTAATGCTACCATAATTTACGCTAGCAACGGATTCAGAATATGCATTGTTAGTGGATTTAATTTGCTTACACTCTCTGCAATGATAAATGCAaccaaataatataatttatttcctatAGACGTTCCTCTTAATGACTGTAGTAGCTTCGCATATGATTACCGTTCTCTAGTTTCTAATAAGTTTCAAGTAATTGGCTCGGGACCATGGATTAATTACATAATGATATGAATGAACCCAATATTTTATCGGTTAAGAACTGCATTTCCTAAAATCAGATGCCttcctctttctttcattcaacTCCTTTATTTAGCACCATAATATGGTCTGATTAACACACCGGCTGCCTTTTTTTGGCCCTTATATAAAAATGCattctttgtgaatatttttctctctgttttttcttttagttataaaaaCTACCTGAACACGCTGATCCTCCAATTGTCAGTCCGCGCAGAGTGAAGGCCTTGATTCTTTGagttctctttgttttttcctgattcataatattttaggtCTGATTAACACACCGGCTGCCTTTTTTTGGCCCTTGTATAAAAATGCattctttgtgaatatttttctttctgttttttcttttagttaaaCTACCTGAACACGCTGATCCTCCAATTGTCAGTCCGCGCAGAGTGAAGACCTTGATTCTTTGagttctctttgttttttcctgattcataatattttaggtCTGAAGCCAAGAGACTAAGACGATTGCAGAGCTTCATTAATTTGGTCTAAAACGTGTCCTTTTTATACTTTGAACGCCTTAATCCAAAATGTTGGTTAACTTCTTGGaaaatttaagtaataaatttttgttgcaaataacTGTGTTCTACCATACAAGTGAGAATACATTTTAACCATtatctttgaatagatggtCTATTGTCTCAATGTTGAGTAATTTTGGCTCAACCTTGTCTGAGGTTTTGCTTGAACATCTGGTACTTGATTATAAAGTGCTAGATGGTTTCTTTATGTCAAGTTTGTTTGTCTTACTACCTAAATAACTATCGAAAGATAGATAATGCCTGGAGTTTGCAAGGTTCTTACCATGTCAACCGAAATGAAAGGTTGGCTAGCATTTGAGTCAGAAGCCTGTCAATGCTATTATGCCCAAAGCAAATCCTAAACAACGATGGGCGTGTTACGATCCaaggaaggcccaagccacatctgggTCTATagtccaaaatgactagtcaaaaTTATGACTGGAACTCCTTGAATGTCATTATAAAGGGCATTCACATCTTCCTCCCAAACAATCTGAGATCATATTCACCACCTTTCGATACTCGATCCGATTGGAGCATTACAATGTTCCCTCCTTAAATTCCTAACATCCTCATCAGCACACTTCTGGTTGGGTTTGGTTCTAATACCACCCTTTTTCCCCcacttgtaacaccccaaaGAAGGTCCAAGTCACATATGGGTCCACACTTCGAAATGACTAGTTAAGGTTATATTTGGAGCTCCTtgaaattcattataaaaagcaagaacatCATCTTTCcaaagtaatgtgggatctcattcaccatctTACTATATGGCTTCGAAGGGGGTAATAGGATGGGCTTTTGATGCACCATATGCATAGTTGAAAAAGATGCCATGGGCATTTGACATTTTAGATTAATTGGAAAAGATTGTAAGAGCAAGCTTTTTCCTCTTTATCAAATCTCTTTAGTGCATTCAAACTTTCTAGACATTTTCTCCTAGTCTCTTTCAAATATTAGTGATGATTACTacatttttcatccaaatgCCAAACCTTGTGCTGAGGGAGTTTccatttcttttccaaattcttgagctGGGACTTCAATGATCTCTCACTTGTTGTATTGATGCTTGACAAGTCATTAAATCCTATCAAGGTGTCTCATTCAGCTGTGCTAGTGAAgttattcatatcatttatgttttaatttaagATATGACTGTTATGCTTAAGGGCTCAAAATTTGACTAGTATTGTGTCATAGCAAAGGGTTTCAAGAACTATGATAGGAAGATGATTCCCTTTATAAGTATGTTAGAATCTCAGATGTGCGTgatagacatttttttttaaatatttatctttgCATGTTAGAAATCTCAAATGTATCTGATGTTACAACTTTGAAAGAAAGCAAATTACCCCTCCCACCGAATGTGCTATCTTGCTTAGTATGTCTGTTTTTGAAAACTCGGATTGTGTTTCTCTggcaaaaaataatttggttTTGCTATTGGCTTTCTTAATCGGGATGCATTCCGTGTGGAGacttagggcatgtttggacacttgtgagaattctcaaaatttctcaaaatttcattcccaaacatcactcaaacacaaaacacttttcaatttcaaatttttaactttttcatctaatcgttattcaaacacaaaaatcaatatttttacaaacttcaaaacaaaaagaatattcaaacaattttttaactttataatatttttattcaactttttctctctcatttcccaaaacccaataaaatatcttcactcaaaccattttacttctatttacaaaattctgagatactccaagtgtccaaacatgccttattttcattttcatatgtaaATATCTTTGAAGTGTTCATTTAagaatttccttttatgtacaTGCGATCGCTATTTTTCTTCCATGATCACAGGCGGGTAGTAACTATGTTGATCCTACGCTCCTTTACATTTCCTAACAGAACTACACGAATaacatcatgaaaatattgccTTATGTCTTTGCGTTCCTTTTCAGCTCAGGGTTTTAATGAGTTATTGTTCTATCTTCAGGCATgaacttttactttttgaagCCCTAAGAGAAGGCCTGGAAGAAGAAATGGACAGGGATCCCCATGTGTGTGTGATGGGTGAAGATGTGGGTCATTATGGAGGGTCATACAAGGTGACTAAAGGCCTGGCTGATAAGTATGGGGATCTCAGGGTTCTTGACACTCCTATTGCTGAAAACTCCTTTACAGGCATGGGTATTGGAGCTGCCATGACTGGTCTGAGGCCAATTATTGAGGGTATGAATATGGGATTTCTCCTTTTAGCTTTTAACCAGATCTCCAACAACTGTGGCATGCTCCACTATACATCTGGTGGCCAGTTTAAAATTCCTGTAGTTATTCGTGGACCTGGTGGAGTTGGTCGGCAACTCGGGGCTGAACATTCCCAGCGTCTTGAGTCATATTTTCAATCAATCCCTGGAATACAAATGGTGGCATGCTCAACCCCATATAATGCCAAGGGCTTGATGAAAGCTGCAATTCGAAGTGAGAACCCAGTGATACTTTTTGAGCATGTTTTGCTTTACAACCTCAAGGAAAGAATTCCAGATGAAGAATATATCTGTTCTCTTGAAGAAGCTGAGATGGTTAGGCCTGGGGAGCATGTCACAATCTTAACCTACTCCCGGATGAGGTATCATGTAATGCAGGCAGCTAAAACTTTGGTGAATAAGGGCTATGATCCTGAAGTAATTGACATCAGGTCACTGAAACCTTTCGATCTTTACACGATTGGGAATTCAGTGAAAAAGACGCATCGTGTGCTGATAGTAGAGGAGTGCATGCGGACCGGTGGGATTGGTGCTAGTTTGACAGCTGCTATTACTGAGAACTTCCACGACTATTTGGACGCCCCGATTGTATGTCTGTCTTCGCAGGACGTGCCAACCCCATATGCTGGGACATTGGAGGAATGGACCGTGGTTCAGCCAGCCCAGATAGTAACAGCAGTTGAGAAGCTGTGCCAGTAAATCAGTCCAGCAGTTATGAGATAAAAGAGTGGTTTTCCACGCTGGGCAAGCAACCTTCTTTGCAGCTTCGTTTTAGAAATCTTTGTTcggtttttaagttttatttgcatttttggttttttgaaaCTTCCGACTATTCTTCAAAGgttttcttctttgttcttgaCCTCCTTTTACTTCTGGTGTGTGAGCTAGATCTTCCCTCATCGTCCTCCATCCTCAATTTCTGGTTAAAGGgcctcttttcattttttatgaaaagatgCACTGGTGTTAAGAATGGTCTAATTTATTCCATGAGaaatgtaatgttttttttttttttttttttaatccgaaTAAATTAGAAATGTAATGTTAAAGTAGGCTGTATACTACACATTTTCGCTTGTATCATCTACCTACCAGCTATTTCTGTAGTTTCGTCATGTAGCATTAGAAGTGAATAAAAGACTCGAGAAATGAGACGAAAGTGTTGTGTCAAGGCCCCCACATTTGGTCATGCTTAGAATTTTTAGAATTGggcaaaatttttcataattttattctcaaatattaggggtgatacccgccccctacagggcggggccacccctcccccgccccccgcctcGCATATGAAGGGGTGGGAGATTTTCcccggaccccgcccccgcccattACCCCGTTTGCTGCCTGGGGTGCGGGGgtccatgcgggggcggggtcccctgtccgctgcccggggtgcgggggtggacccccaccTGTCCACACCCCCTGCATCCACTACTTTGGCCCAGTACATTTTTTTGGTAAATGGCTCAAAATCgatttttgggccactttgagCTCATaattcgttttgggccactttgagcccattatttagattaaaaaaatataaatttaaaaatagaaaataaataatttttttttgataagtagaaaacaaataatatatatatataatcatagattgaactattaagtagatattaagtttcaactattaactaattaagtaataatcatcactaaggcagtaagacactatgctaaaataaatagtttacaattatacaaattaagagaattaataaactattacactattacaaactcatctaaaaaaaataaatattacaaattgtacaattaactattgtagTAACATtacattaattgtaaattaacaaaattgattttggggtggagccgtagcggtgagttcactgagttgtgttgattgctgtgagactgaaaatcaataagttaaaaataaaagtaaataagttataaaacctgaaatattaataagttaaaaaaaaattagaattaaaaagttataaagatgaaacaaaattttaaatacaaaaaacaattaggggagaaattatgcaaactatggcaatggtgagtccaatacaaagtcatactgcatcggaggtagccgtagacgccatctcatgtatcactataagtattaaatttgaaatcaaattaatgaataccaattaaatgaaaataaataaattaaaataagaaattagaaaatgaaattaaaataaataccagatccagactgatcatcaccttcatcctcgacgtcggcctcctcatactcaagaatatccgaaacatgaattggagtttccttgatccaattctgcgtgcaaatcaaagcctccacagtggtaGGAACTAATGAAttccgaaatgaatctaatacacgccctccggtgctaaaggccgactctgagactactgtgctaacagggatgaccaaaagtgtgcgggctatctctccaaggatgggatacttcacggcattcaccttccaccaacttaatatatcgaaatctcgtgaaaatggtagaatctcTGTTGCTAAGTATatgtctatctctgactgagtCTCTACAGAACTCCGAAGGAAGGGggtctgctcatacctctcaccccactctAATCTACGCCTTTTCCCAACCTCGACTTTAGGAATCTGTGAGCCTGAGGCTGAGGGAGTagatgtaggtgccgcaatattaccaccccacagggtggaaaactcatcaaataatctagtaagggtttcccgaacccttgctgcaataagctccgcccatACTTGCCCGTATGCAAgacccaatccaaatatcatgccatccaacttatacctcgggtcaaagacgacagctacatataacaaaatattagccctagttaaatctcctcaatacttgtcgtactttatcctcataatcaatg
This genomic interval from Juglans regia cultivar Chandler chromosome 3, Walnut 2.0, whole genome shotgun sequence contains the following:
- the LOC108983269 gene encoding pyruvate dehydrogenase E1 component subunit beta-3, chloroplastic — protein: MAAVFQGLGAATALSVSNSLDSRKFLVSSRKSLSERKASFLVVRSDGRVVPRSNARGRRAEQLITNAVATKPDSSAASTTSKPGHELLLFEALREGLEEEMDRDPHVCVMGEDVGHYGGSYKVTKGLADKYGDLRVLDTPIAENSFTGMGIGAAMTGLRPIIEGMNMGFLLLAFNQISNNCGMLHYTSGGQFKIPVVIRGPGGVGRQLGAEHSQRLESYFQSIPGIQMVACSTPYNAKGLMKAAIRSENPVILFEHVLLYNLKERIPDEEYICSLEEAEMVRPGEHVTILTYSRMRYHVMQAAKTLVNKGYDPEVIDIRSLKPFDLYTIGNSVKKTHRVLIVEECMRTGGIGASLTAAITENFHDYLDAPIVCLSSQDVPTPYAGTLEEWTVVQPAQIVTAVEKLCQ